The genomic window ACCTCTATCGCCGTGAAGCTCTAGGAAAGTATCGCCACAAAGTGCTTTAATATGGTCTAAAGTGTAAGGTCTATTAGGGTGTCTTGACAATTGTACGCGTTGCCAAGCGGTAAGATTTTTATAAATATGCCTTTTGGTTTCTTCCAGTTTTTTGTTGATTTGTTTACAAGTATTGGTAACATCAACATCTGATTCTTGACCAATAACAAGACATTTGTCTAACTGATCTTCTAATTCTTTTATTGGAAGCTCAAAATCTAAATATTCCATAGGATGTGTCCTTTTTTTTTGGTTTGATTCGAACTGCAAATATAAATTTATTTATTCAAACATAAATTATTTACATTAAAAACATAAATCTATTTTACAGAAAGAAGCTTAAATTAATTATTCTTTATTCGATAAATAGTGTTTCACAACGCCGTTAAGAATAACAGTTATGACAATTAATAAGGCTCCAATATAAAACTCAAAGCTCATTTTTTCTTTTCCGCCAAGGATTAAATACGCCAAAATAATTCCGTAAACAGGCTCTAAACTCGTAGTTAGCATCACTGTATAAGGCGAAAGTTTTTGCATCACTTTGACCGAAGCTGTAAAAGCATAAGCGGTGCAAATGGATGATAAAATCAGTAGTAAAATCCAATCATTAACCGACAGAACAAAGAAATCAGCTGTGAATTTATTTTCGAATATAAAATAGATTGAAATAAAAACCACTCCAGCCAAGAATTCATAAAAAGTGATAACCGCCGAATCGTGTTTTTCGATTAATTTTCCATTCATTAGGGTGAATAAAACACCCATTATTATAGAAGCCAAGGCATACAACATTCCTTCCAAATAATTCATTTCGACTTGCAAAATAACGCCCAATCCAGCAATGATAACCAATCCGAAGAATACTTCATACCAAAGTACTTTTCGGCCATAAAACAAAGGTTCGAGTAGCGATGCTAAAAAAGCACCCAACGAAAAAACCGCTAAAGTGATGGAAACATTAGAAATATGAATGGCTTCGAAAAAAGTAATCCAATGTAAAGCTATCAAAAGTCCCACAAAAATTAATTTGAATAATTCTTTAGGAGGAACGGAAAATGACTTCTTTTTTGAAAGTATAAAAAGCAATAAAAATCCACTTGCTAGAAGCATTCGATACCAAACCAAAGCATCAGCAGCTATCGAAATCAAAGCTCCTAATACGGCTGTAAATCCCCAAATAAATACAATTAAATGAAGATTCAAATAACTTCCTAATTTATCTTTTTGCATTTCGTAGTAAAAAAATGGCTAAAATTCCGAACACAATATTCGAAAACCAAACCGCTAACAATGGCGAAAAAGTAGATTTTTCGGCTAGAGTTCCAAATATTTTATCAAAAAATACAAAGGAAAAAGCAATTCCAATTCCAATCGCTAGACTCACTCCCATTCCTCCTCTGCGCTTCATGGCTGAAACAGAAACGGCAATAATAGTCAAGATAAATGCCGAAACGGGAATACTGTATTTTTTGTACAAAACCACCTTGTAGATATTAACATTAGAAGAACCTCTACTTTTTTCTTTTTCGATAAACCGATTCAATTTACCTAAAGTTAAGGTCTCGGCAATATAAATCACGGGGGTTAAATCTTCTAAATCAAAACTAAATTTAGCCTCCTTGCTATCGGCTTTTTCGATTTTGTCTTCTAATGTTCCGACCGTTCTTTTGACATAATCATACATTGTATAATTCTTGGTTTTCGGATTCCATTGAATTCTACTAGCCGAAATTTTATACTCTAATTTATCTTTTTTAAACTTCTCATAACTAAAATTATAAGCCGTTTTGGTTTCGGGATTAAAGCTATTGACATAGATAAATTCGTTTTTACTGATTTGGCGAAAAACATCTGTGTTTTTTCCTCTCATGGCTTCTTTTCCGTCACTTCGAAGATAGGTGTATCGAAAATTATTAAAGCCTTCGTTTGCCTTTGGAACAATAAAAAAACCCATCAATAACACAACAATAGAAACAATAGTAGCTCCAATTATAAAAGGTCTCAAAAATCGTGAAAACGAAATTCCCGAACTCAAAATCGCAATAATTTCCGTATTATTGGCCAGTTTTGAAGTAAACCAAATCACCGACAGAAACAAAAATATCGGAAACAATAAATTCATGAAATAAATCGTGAAATTATAATAGTAAACCAATATTTCCGAGAGTGGAATTTTGTTGGCAATCATTTTATTTATCTTCTCCGAAACATCAATGATAATTCCAATAGGTGCAAACAAAAGTAACATTACCCCAAAAGTGGATAAGTATTTTTTAAGGATGTATTTGTCTATTATTGTTAACATTTTTTTTTATTTAAAGGTTTAAGATGGTTTAAGAGTTTAAATTGGTTTAAGAGTTTCAAGAGAACTTTAAACTTTTAAACCAATTTAAACTTTTAAACTTCTTTTACAATCTTTGGCTCATATTGCGCACCATCATGTCTTTCCAGGTTCTAAAATCTCCTGCTATGATATGTTTTCTAGCTTCGCGAACCAGCCACATATAAAATCCAAGATTGTGTATCGTAGCGATTTGTTTTCCGAGGTATTCATTGGCAGCAAACAAGTGACGCAAATAGGCTTTGGAATATTCTGTATCTACAAAAGTATGACCCATTTCATCAATTACAGAAAAATCGGCTTCCCATTTTTTGTTTTTGATATTAATCGTTCCGTTAGCCGTGAACAGCATTCCGTTTCTAGCATTTCGGGTTGGCATCACACAATCGAACATATCAATTCCCAAAGCAATATTTTCCAAAATATTGATTGGAGTTCCTACGCCCATTAAATAACGAGGCTTGTCTTCCGGAAGGATTTCACAAACCACTTCGGTCATGGCATACATTTCTTCGGCTGGTTCACCTACTGAAAGTCCGCCTATGGCATTTCCCTGCTGACCTGAATTGGCAATATATTCAGCAGATTGACGACGTAAATCTTTATAAGTACTTCCTTGAACAATTGGAAAAAAAGTTTGCTCATAACCATATTTATATGGCAGTTTATCCAAATGATTGATACATCTGTCCAACCAACGGTGCGTCATGTGCATCGAACGCTGTGCGTAACGGTAATCGCAAGGATACGGTGTACATTCGTCAAAAGCCATAATGATGTCTGCACCAATGGTACGCTGGATTTCCATCACATTTTCAGGAGTAAAAAAATGATAGGAACCGTCAATATGCGATTTGAATTTTACACCTTCTTCCTTAATTTTTCTATTAGAAGAAAGTGAATATACCTGATATCCACCCGAATCGGTCAGAATATTTCTGTCCCAATTCATGAATTTATGCAAACCACCTGCTTTTTCTAGAATTTCGGTTTGCGGACGCAGGTATAAATGATAGGTATTCCCGAGGATAATATCGGGGTTTATCTCTTCTTTCAATTCCCGTTGGTGCACTCCTTTTACCGAAGCAACCGTTCCCACAGGCATAAAAATTGGAGTTTCAATAACACCGTGATCAGTAGTGATACTTCCTGCTCTGGCTTTGGTATGTGGATCTTTTTGTAATAAATCAAATTTCATAAGGACTTTTTTCAGTGCGCAAAGATAAGGTAATTGTGAATTGTGAATTATGAATTGTGAATTTATTTAACAGCTAATATTATGGAAATAAATTATACAAGTTGTCACTAATCTATTTTCTTTTGTTAAACAATTAATTCGATTTAAAAGCTAAAAAAAAGACCAAAATGAGGTTTCCCGTAAAAATACAAAATTGATTATCAATAATTTAGACCTCAATAAAAACAACAATTCTCTAATTATGATAAAAAAATCCATTTTAATAGAAAACAAAACATCCATTACGACCAAAAATTTACAATTGGTTATCCAATCCGAAATTCGAGAAAGCTCAGTGCCCATTGAAGATATTGGTTTTTTAGTTTTAGATCATCCCGAAATTTACTTGAGTTTACCCGCCATGAATTTATTAGTAGAAAACAATACTGCTGTGATTATTTGTTCTAAAAATCATTTGCCTAACGGAATGTTTCTGAACCTCAACAGCCATCATATTCAGCAAGAAGTTTTTAGAAACCAAATTGAAGCTTCTGTTCCACTAAAAAAACAATTGTGGCAACAAACTATTGTGGAGAAAATAACCAATCAAGGGATTCTTTTGACAAAAATTACTCAAAATAAAAACAGCTTCGAATTCTTGGCAAGCAAAGTCTTGAGTGGAGATACGACAAACATGGAAGGAGTCGCTGCAAGCCAATATTGGAAATCCTTTTTTGATACTTATGACATCAATTTCAGACGAGAACGTTTTGGCGATTATCCCAATAATTTTCTCAATTATGGTTATGCGATTCTTCGGGCAGCAACCGCTAGAGCTTTGTCTGGAAGCGGATTATTGAACACGCTAGGCATTCATCACAAGAGCAAATACAACGCTTTTGCACTAGCCGATGATATTATGGAACCGTTCCGACCATTGGTTGACGAAAAAGTTTTCGAAATTATGCAAAACTATGAGGAACAGGAATTGAACACTAAAATCAAAGCCGAACTCTTGCAAGTATTAACTCGAACCGTTTATTTCAAGGATGAAAAAAGTCCGTTGATGGTCGCACTACAAAAAACGGCTAGTTCCTTGCAACAGTGTTTTATGGGAAGTAGAAAAAAAATTAAATATCCAAAATTATGGAACTTAACGCCTACCGAATAATGTGGTTGTTTGTATTTTTTGATTTGCCAACAGAAACCAAAAAGGATCGACGCAATGCTTCGCAATTCCGTGGCAGTTTGTTAAAAGATGGTTTCTCGATGATGCAATTTTCGGTTTATATTCGTCATTGTGCTAGTGGCGAAAGTGCCGATGTGCACGAAAAACGGATAAACAAACTCGTTCCGCCTTTGGGTAAAGTCAGTGTTTTACGAATTACCGACAAACAATTTGGGATGATTATTAATTATTTGGGCAAAGCCAAACAAGAAGCGGTAGATGCACCCACGCAATTGGAATTATTCTAGAAATAAAAAAATGCTCCAATCTAGCCTATCACGTGCTAAAAAGGAGCATTTTATTTTACGATATTTCTCTTTATTCTGTTGATTACTAGAAGGTAACAAGCCAACTAATATCGTGTTTTCTAATCTTTAATCAAACCACAACAGGTTCACGTCATATTTGTTTCCCTGTGAAAATATCGTGTTTTCTAATCTTTAATCAAACCACAACCCGCTTCTTTGAATATGATTTCTTCGTCGTAATATCGTGTTTTCTAATCTTTAATCAAACCACAACAATGTCCATTAATTCTTTTTGCATCTTAAAAATATCGTGTTTTCTAATCTTTAATCAAACCACAACCTTCTGCTCCTATAAACTTTTCTACGTCTCAATATCGTGTTTTCTAATCTTTAATCAAACCACAACTAACTCATATCCTTTTATTTCTTTATTTTTAATATCGTGTTTTCTAATCTTTAATCAAACCACAACAATGTCCATTAATTCTTTTTGCATCTTAAAATATCGTGTTTTCTAATCTTTAATCAAACCACAACTAATATTTAGATAACTAAATATACTTGATGAATATCGTGTTTTCTAATCTTTAATCAAACCACAACTAGTCTTTACCATAATAAAACCGATTTGCTAATATCGTGTTTTCTAATCTTTAATCAAACCACAACGTTACGCTTTCAGCATCAGGAACTCCGTTAAATATCGTGTTTTCTAATCTTTAATCAAACCACAACATATCTTGCTGTTATCTGCGTACAAATATAAATATCGTGTTTTCTAATCTTTAATCAAACCACAACCTCTTCCGACTCCTCTTATGTTTAGATGTGAATATCGTGTTTTCTAATCTTTAATCAAACCACAACCGGTATTGTCTATGCTTATTTGTACCCAAAAATATCGTGTTTTCTAATCTTTAATCAAACCACAACCTTGATACAGTCTTATAGGACAGACAAATAAATATCGTGTTTTCTAATCTTTAATCAAACCACAACCATTTTCTACATTCATATTTTTCAGTGCTGAATATCGTGTTTTCTAATCTTTAATCAAACCACAACTAACAGTACTGATGGTTCCGCATCTAGTACAATATCGTGTTTTCTAATCTTTAATCAAACCACAACAAATTGACGTCAAATTTGTTCCCTTGTGAAAATATCGTGTTTTCTAATCTTTAATCAAACCACAACAACTCACACCAAATGAATGATGTGAGTGTTAATATCGTGTTTTCTAATCTTTAATCAAACCACAACTAACCTTCGTGTGTGTATACTGTTTTCATAATATCGTGTTTTCTAATCTTTAATCAAACCACAACTGACAGTATTTAGTTATATAATTTACTGTCAATATCGTGTTTTCTAATCTTTAATCAAACCACAACAAACAAAAGCAAGCCAAAAAAAAATACAAAATATCGTGTTTTCTAATCTTTAATCAAACCACAACGGAGATATTAAGAATCCGTCAGGAATCAACAATATCGTGTTTTCTAATCTTTAATCAAACCACAACTACTCCCACATAAAACAGATCATATCACCAAATATCGTGTTTTCTAATCTTTAATCAAACCACAACAAAATACTCATTATGAAATATCTTTAAGAGAATATCGTGTTTTCTAATCTTTAATCAAACCACAACATGGATGATTATTCCGATTTGGTTTGCGACAATATCGTGTTTTCTAATCTTTAATCAAACCACAACATAATAATAACTCCACCGTTAGGACAAAAAAATATCGTGTTTTCTAATCTTTAATCAAACCACAACAATGCCAATCCTTCTTGGTTGCTTAACTTTAATATCGTGTTTTCTAATCTTTAATCAAACCACAACGTTTGTCATTCTGCCCCTACCCGCTAATGTAATATCGTGTTTTCTAATCTTTAATCAAACCACAACAATATCCATTAGTTCTTTTTGCATTTTGAAAATATCGTGTTTTCTAATCTTTAATCAAACCACAACATTAGTATTTCGTTCCCTTTACTTGTGTCAATATCGTGTTTTCTAATCTTTAATCAAACCACAACAAAAGAAATAGATATAGTATATAATAATAAAATATCGTGTTTTCTAATCTTTAATCAAACCACAACTGCGACGGTGATAGCGTCGTTAGCGATTTGAATATCGTGTTTTCTAATCTTTAATCAAACCACAACGCTTCTGAAAGCGCTTTGTTTGCGTTAGCAATATCGTGTTTTCTAATCTTTAATCAAACCACAACATGTATATTTTCCCACCTTTGTTTTTGTTTAATATCGTGTTTTCTAATCTTTAATCAAACCACAACTCTGTCAACTCCTCTTAAGTTTTCTGCTTCAATATCGTGTTTTCTAATCTTTAATCAAACCACAACAGAGAAGTAGATTCAAAAGCAGTTGAAGCAAATATCGTGTTTTCTAATCTTTAATCAAACCACAACTTAATATAATACCCAGCTATTACTATTATTAATATCGTGTTTTCTAATCTTTAATCAAACCACAACTTGATGGTTTTGATGATGTGAAATCTTTTGAATATCGTGTTTTCTAATCTTTAATCAAACCACAACAACTTCCATAAACTTCCTGCATCGATGGTGAATATCGTGTTTTCTAATCTTTAATCAAACCACAACCTGATAACGGCAAGTCGTTAAACTCGTCGGAATATCGTGTTTTCTAATCTTTAATCAAACCACAACAAAGCCTTTAGCCGCTCCCTCGATGTTGTAAATATCGTGTTTTCTAATCTTTAATCAAACCACAACAGCGCAGTACTGCTTATACGCTTCCCACTTAATATCGTGTTTTCTAATCTTTAATCAAACCACAACCCTGTACCCATCTCAGCGAAGAGTCCCGCGAATATCGTGTTTTCTAATCTTTAATCAAACCACAACCATGACATCTATCCAAAAGAAAGCGAGCAAATATCGTGTTTTCTAATCTTTAATCAAACCACAACCAACTTGTCGAGTTGAGCGTAGTAGCTTTGAATATCGTGTTTTCTAATCTTTAATCAAACCACAACCAGGAAGGTTTTTTTAGAGATACTTATAAAAATATCGTGTTTTCTAATCTTTAATCAAACCACAACCCATCAACGATTTGGGAGCAAATGGTGTGGAATATCGTGTTTTCTAATCTTTAATCAAACCACAACGAGCGGGACGGTATTTCAAAAGACAAAAACAATATCGTGTTTTCTAATCTTTAATCAAACCACAACCAAGGGGATTTCGACTGGATGCTCAAGCGGAATATCGTGTTTTCTAATCTTTAATCAAACCACAACAGCACTTCTCTTTCATTATTCGTGAAGATTAATATCGTGTTTTCTAATCTTTAATCAAACCACAACCGTCTAATGACCAAAACAGATCCGAAAGAAAATATCGTGTTTTCTAATCTTTAATCAAACCACAACTATGGAAGGCTGCATCGAAAATAATAGCGAAATATCGTGTTTTCTAATCTTTAATCAAACCACAACTGGTTGTTGACGAAAGTATCAAGATGAAAAAATATCGTGTTTTCTAATCTTTAATCAAACCACAACTGAAAGCTACTGCATCCCTGCTGGGCGGATGCCATACCTTTCAGTTGTGGTTTGAGATGTTTAAGACAATGAAAAACTTATGTCAAAGAACTTCTTAAAAATTTTGCCTGCCAATGATAGCCATTATTTCTATTGTATCGACATTAATTTTGTAAAAAATGGTATCAACTCCACAAACACAATATCTATATCCTTGACGAAAACGAATAGCTTCTGGAAATAGATACGGATTTGATGCAATTTTTGAAAAACAATCAAAAAACATATCATAATATTTATGCGCTTGAAGCATTCCGAAACGACTCATTCCATATTCAAAAATTCGAGTCAAATCCTCTTCTGCTTGAATATTTAGTTTATAACTAAACATTTAATTTTTTCTTAATTTCAGCTAATAACTCTTCTTTAGTTTTAGAGCTAAATCCACTTTTCTCCGCTTTATCAAGCTTCATTCTAACAAATTCTACATAATCATCTTGCGAACGTGCTTTTTTGATGAGATAATTAATAGCTTCACTTTTACTAGTAAATTCTTCTTCTGCAACTTGTTTTTTTAACCATTCGTCATTTTGATTGGCTAAAGTGATACTTTGACGTGTCATAACAATAATTTTAGTTGGTGTAAATTTACACCAAACTTTTGAAATAAATCAGATTTTTGAAATTTTTCCCGAAACTGAAATTTTTACTTTTATAGGATTAAATGTAAACCATCCTGTTTTACCTTCTCCAAATCCTCTTATTTGTTTGTAATCATCATCCGTAACCGTTGAAGACTTATGTTTTCTAAAAAAATAATCTCCTGATGTTAATTTTTGAACTCTGTACAAATTACCTCTTAAAATTTCATAATCAGGATTTCCCCAATTGATTTCATCTTCATTTAATCCTAATAAAAACATATCATTAATATGCAAAGTCGCAACCACTTCTTTTCCCTCGACAGGAAGTTGATACGTTGAAAATCCTTTGCTTTTTCGTTCCACAACAGTCCAAAAAGTTACCACTTCTTCCTTTAAATTTCCTTTGTCGTCTTTATAAATCAAAACGTGATGATTATTCCTAGGATTCACCCATTGATTAACATTATCCTTTAGCTTTTCTGCTCCTCCAATATTTTCTTTCATCCTTATTTTCAAAATTGGTACTGGCGCTCCATTTTTATTAGGCAAGAAAATTTGTGGTTGTTTCACTCCATTTTCATCAACAATAAAAAAAGTATTTACAGGAATTGTTCCTTTTACAAATCCGCCTAATTCTTGAATTCTTTTATAAATTAACATTCTAATAGCTTCGTCAACTACTTTTTCAAGTTGTTTTTCGGTTGTCAAACTATCAATGGATTTCCTAACGTGAAATGCTTCTTCTCCATTAAAATTTCGTTTACCAAAAACGGTTTCTTTATGCAATTGTCCTCGTGCAGCAACCCCTTTATTGATATGCGTTTTTCCGTTTTTTTCTACTTTGGTATATCGAATAGTGATATCATTAGCAATACGTTTATGTGAAATCAATATTTTATCAACAGCAACTTCAGCATCTTTTCTAAACGATTCCCAAGGCATCGGAAAATCTTTTAAATCGTAGTTTCTATTGTAGCGATTCCATTTGGATAATTCCTGTAAATAACTTGTTTTGCCACAAGCCATAACCAAGGCATCGATGGCGTGATGACGATGATCTTCTCTCGTTTTAGCATTTTCATCATTCAAAACAGTATTCAATCCCCACTTTTGGCGCAAGTTGGCTGTCATTTGTCCTGGAGAGACATTTACTTTTTTGCAAATTTTTGCTAAATAAGTTGAAGCTTCTTTGCTTATAAATCGGGTGTCATTTAATTGTCTTGAACTGAAATCATCATCAAACTTTATCTGTACAAATCTTTTGAATTTCTGGTAAGCGTTTGGATATTCCTTGGTGTCTGAAAATAATTTTAATGCTCGTTCTTTTCTAGCAATCCAATCCAATTCGTCATTTCCATAAAATTCAAAAGGCGTTCTATCTCCTTTACGCCTGTTTTCATCAGCATAACACAATGTTTTATTATTGAAACTATCGTTCAACGAACGACTCCACGGATGAATATGTTCTATTTGGACTTCGCCTGTAAAAAGTTTGCTAATAGGAATTGTAACACCTGTATAAGGACAAGTCTGTTTGCACTCTTCCCAAAGTTTGAATTTTAAAATGTTATCGTGTGAAACTCTAGCATATTTTTCAACTTCGGTTTTCACTCTGTCATTTTCACGTTCTAATCGCTTTTGATCTCTACGAATTTTATTTCGCTGTGATTTGGAGATTTTTAAATCTCGAGCCATTTCTACTTTTATCTCGTCGAGTTGTCCGTGTTCTTCAATTAATTCATTTACCAATTTCCGCAATTCAAATAAAGCAGTTATTACAATTGGATTTCGAATAGCTTGTATTTCCTTATCGGCATCTTTGCCAACTGGTAATTTTTCTAGTAATTCCGTAACATCAATTGTTGCCGAATGATGATAGAGTTTCTTTAATTGTTTGTCATTCAATTGAAATTCTTTTCGAAGTAAATCTTTAATAGTATCTATAAAACCACCTGAAATTTTAAATCTAACAATAGCTTCAACATTATCAATTAATTCTAATTGCTTCTGATTGTTTTCTGCTGTATCATTTTGCCATTTGTCACCAAAAGTATTTTTTATTCCACCCATAACCACTGCAACATCATAAGTATATCCTTGCTGTAAAAATGGTAAAATATTAGCAATAGCTTTTCGGCTCAAACTAGCGTAGCCGTCTTTTACATTAAACTTTGAAATTGCAACAGCTTGTTCCTCTGTAAAATTCCAATTCTTAATAGCATATGCTGCAAGATTTGATTTACTGTCAAAAAAATATAAAACGTGCCAAATATCTTCCTGCTCTTTTTCTGAAAAATCAAACCATTTTTTGCCAAAATATTTTTTATTGGATAAATTAGAAATAGTATGTGTGCCAACTATTTTATCGTCGTCTTTATAATTGAATTTGAATTCTGCACTTTCTTTACCGATGGCTTTTCGTAGTTTTTTGAATTCAATTTTATCAAAGGAAAGCAATTGCTCAATCAATTTGTTTTTTTCTATTTGAGATATTTTCTTTCCATTATATTCAACAGTATTTACCCATTGCCAAATTCTAAACATTTCAACAGGAATAGCACTTATTGGGCATTTTGTTTTTGAAGGTTCAAAAGAACAATTACCGACCAAATGCTTTTGTGAGCGTAAAGGTCTTTGATGAAATATAATTCCATCTTCTTTGTAATTATCTTGCTTTCTTCCTCCAAAAACTGTTTTTAAATCATAATTTAAAACAGAATGAAATTCCGATTGTTTATCCCAAATCAATTCAAATTCATCGATATACATCTTACGAGTGGTGTATCTATTTCGGATTCTTTCTAATCCATACTGAAACGGTTGATTTTCTTTTGGATAAATCTCAAATAAATAAGAACCTAAAGTTTTGCCTTCAATGCTTTCTTGTGTTTCTGATATTCCAATTTTCCCTTCTTTTGGAATACCTTTAAAAATAGTTCCTTTTTCATCATCTTCTCCTCCACTTTTTCTGCTATTACTTAAGAAACCTCTTCTTTGAATTAAATGGTAAAAAATTCTACCAATTTCTTCTAAAGACAACTTCTCATTCAATGCTTTTTGGCGCAATTCATAAGGATTCATTGCAAACCAAGTGGCTAATTTTTCAGAGGGGAATTGTTTGGTTTGTTTCCAATCTTCAAAATCTTTCAAACTCATTGGACACATATTATTTTCTGAAAGTGATTTTAACAATACTTTCTTTCTTAATCTTCGTCTAAAGAATTGACGCCTTACGCCTCTTGCTCCTGTTCGACTTGCATTTTTAGACATTTCATTATCACCATCGCCCAAATTCTCAACACCCATTGGAAAAATTCTGCTCCCAATGCCTAAAATTTTATTCAATTTATCATCAATTAAAGCCCACCCAATCGAGTTAGTCCCTAAATCTAATCCTAATATTTTTGCCATACCAATCTGTATTTTATAAGAATTTTTAAAACTACGGAGAA from Flavobacterium eburneipallidum includes these protein-coding regions:
- the tgt gene encoding tRNA guanosine(34) transglycosylase Tgt, producing MKFDLLQKDPHTKARAGSITTDHGVIETPIFMPVGTVASVKGVHQRELKEEINPDIILGNTYHLYLRPQTEILEKAGGLHKFMNWDRNILTDSGGYQVYSLSSNRKIKEEGVKFKSHIDGSYHFFTPENVMEIQRTIGADIIMAFDECTPYPCDYRYAQRSMHMTHRWLDRCINHLDKLPYKYGYEQTFFPIVQGSTYKDLRRQSAEYIANSGQQGNAIGGLSVGEPAEEMYAMTEVVCEILPEDKPRYLMGVGTPINILENIALGIDMFDCVMPTRNARNGMLFTANGTINIKNKKWEADFSVIDEMGHTFVDTEYSKAYLRHLFAANEYLGKQIATIHNLGFYMWLVREARKHIIAGDFRTWKDMMVRNMSQRL
- a CDS encoding type II toxin-antitoxin system RelE/ParE family toxin — encoded protein: MFSYKLNIQAEEDLTRIFEYGMSRFGMLQAHKYYDMFFDCFSKIASNPYLFPEAIRFRQGYRYCVCGVDTIFYKINVDTIEIMAIIGRQNF
- a CDS encoding LptF/LptG family permease, with amino-acid sequence MLTIIDKYILKKYLSTFGVMLLLFAPIGIIIDVSEKINKMIANKIPLSEILVYYYNFTIYFMNLLFPIFLFLSVIWFTSKLANNTEIIAILSSGISFSRFLRPFIIGATIVSIVVLLMGFFIVPKANEGFNNFRYTYLRSDGKEAMRGKNTDVFRQISKNEFIYVNSFNPETKTAYNFSYEKFKKDKLEYKISASRIQWNPKTKNYTMYDYVKRTVGTLEDKIEKADSKEAKFSFDLEDLTPVIYIAETLTLGKLNRFIEKEKSRGSSNVNIYKVVLYKKYSIPVSAFILTIIAVSVSAMKRRGGMGVSLAIGIGIAFSFVFFDKIFGTLAEKSTFSPLLAVWFSNIVFGILAIFLLRNAKR
- the cas2 gene encoding CRISPR-associated endonuclease Cas2 → MELNAYRIMWLFVFFDLPTETKKDRRNASQFRGSLLKDGFSMMQFSVYIRHCASGESADVHEKRINKLVPPLGKVSVLRITDKQFGMIINYLGKAKQEAVDAPTQLELF
- a CDS encoding ribbon-helix-helix domain-containing protein, giving the protein MTRQSITLANQNDEWLKKQVAEEEFTSKSEAINYLIKKARSQDDYVEFVRMKLDKAEKSGFSSKTKEELLAEIKKKLNV
- the cas1 gene encoding type II CRISPR-associated endonuclease Cas1, coding for MIKKSILIENKTSITTKNLQLVIQSEIRESSVPIEDIGFLVLDHPEIYLSLPAMNLLVENNTAVIICSKNHLPNGMFLNLNSHHIQQEVFRNQIEASVPLKKQLWQQTIVEKITNQGILLTKITQNKNSFEFLASKVLSGDTTNMEGVAASQYWKSFFDTYDINFRRERFGDYPNNFLNYGYAILRAATARALSGSGLLNTLGIHHKSKYNAFALADDIMEPFRPLVDEKVFEIMQNYEEQELNTKIKAELLQVLTRTVYFKDEKSPLMVALQKTASSLQQCFMGSRKKIKYPKLWNLTPTE
- a CDS encoding DMT family transporter — translated: MQKDKLGSYLNLHLIVFIWGFTAVLGALISIAADALVWYRMLLASGFLLLFILSKKKSFSVPPKELFKLIFVGLLIALHWITFFEAIHISNVSITLAVFSLGAFLASLLEPLFYGRKVLWYEVFFGLVIIAGLGVILQVEMNYLEGMLYALASIIMGVLFTLMNGKLIEKHDSAVITFYEFLAGVVFISIYFIFENKFTADFFVLSVNDWILLLILSSICTAYAFTASVKVMQKLSPYTVMLTTSLEPVYGIILAYLILGGKEKMSFEFYIGALLIVITVILNGVVKHYLSNKE